A window of Rosa rugosa chromosome 7, drRosRugo1.1, whole genome shotgun sequence genomic DNA:
ATTTGTCGGTTTATGATACAATCAATTAACTTGTTGCAATGATCTCGACTGGTGAGAGACTGTAatctctatcagcagctttgcAATGTCTAATCCTTGACAGATGTCCGCAGTATCTTCACATCATGGACTGGCCTGTATTTTGAACAAGATGCAGGTAAATAGAGGTGAGAAATAATGTAACTACAGCCTCCTAAAAAAGTGTGCTAAAAGAGAAACAATTGAAACAAAAAACAGACCATTAACCACAATAACAAAACTCACAGATATAGGCATGTTAAGTATGCATGGTGGAAGCCTACAAATAGTAAACTAAAGCCTCTAAAGTAGCATAACATCGTTTGACACCCCCGAGTTTTTCAAGTTAAGGTCAGATTTACCAATTGACATGAATTTCCTTTTCCCCACTTAAAACAGTACTCGTACGACGAAAGAATCTCTCTGTAAAATTTATAAGACAGATCATGACATAGTTCTGTAAATTATAGCTCATTATCTCACCCATTTTTCACCCTAAGTTTCTGTAAATTTACATCCTTGATCTACCTATGTCTTCTGATGCATTTTAGTTATTTTCAGAGTTGTAAATCAAGATATATATGTTCAGAAAAATCTAAACATGGACTGTTGTGCGATGCTAACACATGATGTATAAAACATCTGTCTTCACGAGAATTTGATCCTCTAAGAGGACCACAAGTGTTAACAAGCTGCACTCTAATTTTCAAATCGGTCCAAGTGTCGCGAACAGAAAGAGCAATTCAGGGATCCAGCGGTCAAAACCATGAGAAATACCCAAAATCTTGGGAGTATAGTAACCATAACCAAGCAATCACAAGTAATATAGCCACTATACACCCATTCATCTGAATCAAATATGAAGGATGTAATGAAAGGAAGGCATACCTATCACTATTATCAGTTTGGACACTACCCAGTCTTTTGATGATTTCCATTCCACTGCACACTCTTCCAAATATTGTGTGTTTTCCTGAATAGAAACAGAAGCATAAGGTGAAGTGTTCTTAGTGCAGAACAATtttacaggaaaaaaaaattactaatgAAATTCCCTTCATGAAGTTTTGAATGTGAATAACTCAAGTTAAGAGAAACTGATAAGTTGCAAATAAGAAATCCAGGTAAACAGTCTGAAGCCTAAGTTAAGTTGCTCATCTCAAGACAAAAACAACCCAACATCCATAGCCCTCTCCAGAATGACTGTGCAAGTCAAATTGTAAACTGCTGATAGCAATATCAGCAGAGAAACTATTACATCAAGTACCGTTTTCGATGATTTTCAATAGTCTAAATACTGATGCCTCATGCAAATAattcttaaaaacaaaaatgggGCAAAGCCATTACACCAAAACGTGTAATCACAATGTATCCAAGTTACACAATAAAGCACAAATGTCTATTACTAAGCATCGGTTCAATGCAGAATAAGTAGACGAAAGGGCAGCATACTCCCAACAAACAAAACGAATTCTAAACATTACTTTGGCAATACCAAACTCACCATCCAGCGGAGCACACGGTGCGAGCGTGATAAAGAACTGGCTTCCATTTGAATCTGGACCAGCATTTGCCATGGACAATATTCCAGCTCCAGTATGCTTCAACTCCGGTCTTATCTCATCCTCAAATTTTGAACTGAACAACATCATACACAACAACAATATCTTCAGTCTTTACTCTAAATCATAATAAAATCGGCTCTCAAACCtaataaaaaaagaagcaaccttcaacccaaaaaaaaaaaaaaaatcattaccCATAAATGGATTCTCCACCCCTTCCAGTCCCAGTAGGATCACCACCTTGCACTATGAAATCCTAaacccaattccaattccaaccaaTCAGCAAAACCCCCCCAAAACCAATTTTTCACTTTTTCAACAACCAAAAATTAAACTCGGTAAAAAAACCTTGATGATTCTGTGGAACTTGACATTGTTGTAGTAGCCTCTGCGAGAGAGCTCGATGAAGTTCCTGCAAGTCCTGGGTGCGTGCTTGTAGTAAAGCTGCGATTTTTACCCCAAACAGGTCGGAAGTAAAGACACGAACTTTAGGGTTTTCGCGGTAATAAATTACTGAGTTACTGAAGAAGTTTTACCTCAACGGTGAAAGCCCCCATGGAGGTCTCTAGGGTCACCTCCGGAGCCCCTCCTTCTGCACTCGCCCACATCTTTCACAAAAACCCAGAGACTGAGCCAGAAGAACCTGAAAAGGGTTTTAAACAAACAAAACCCCTTTTCCAAATACGACACGCCGTTCCATCATACGACTTGTCGTTTTGTTCAACCCTGTGGTTTAAggaagcagagagagagagagagagagagagagagagagagtagaaaaGTGAAGGGTTTGGGGAATCTGGGGATGGCGGAGATGGTCCAAGGTGGGACCCAGGGAGCTATCAGACGGGCCATTGTGATCGGAAATGGGTTTGCCGGAGCAGAGAATCAGAGCATTGGTCTGGTTCGTGCTCTGGGTCTATCTGATCGTCATTCTATTTATGTGAGTGTATCATATATGTTTCGGATTCTTTGTAATTTGAATTGGGTTTCTGGttttcttggttgggtttgtaACCCCATTTTGATTggtttttgattgatttaaaGCGAGTTACTAGACCAAGAGGAGGAATTAACAAATGGCTTCCATGGCTTCCACTTTCTCTGCATAAAAAAGTAGACTATGTCATCTCAGGGATGCCCTTTTCTGCAGAAAAGATAGGTACTTTGTGTGGATCAATATTTCATTCAAGTTTGATTCTTAATTCTTTGCATTGTTAGTACTGTAATATGTTGGGGGGTCCCACATGGATTTTGTAGACCCCACATGTACTGatgggtctttttttttttttttcttgctgcAAAATGGTGCTAGCGTAGGCCTCTCATCTGGTGTTGTGGAAGCTGATGCAAAGCAGATTGCAAATATGGCTCGTAAGACATTTGACAAGTATGTATGCGCTGTGTTTTgctacgtttttttttttttttttttctattcttcAATCTCAATTTAGAATTTTGTTGAGTTTGTCTATCGGATAGGGAGATGGAAGCTCATATACATATAAGACGTTACTTCAGTTTAATGGATAGGAGCTTTAGTGTTATTTTGAGTCTTGTGTAATAATAAGGACCTCAGTACTTAGAAAGACATTTACTTTCTCTCCAGAGACGGCCCGTTGCTGGTAGTTGCATCTGGTCGGGATACCATTCCTGTTGCAAGCGCCATAAAACGTTTAGCTCCAGAAAATGTTTTTCTTGTCCAGGTTAAAGTTCATTTCCTCCTAAGAAGAGGTGCTTATGATTATTGACTGGGAATTGCTTTATACAGATAAACAAAACTGAGGCCATATATCAGTTTTAATACAATTGTTTTGATCTGTCCTACTTGGTTTACAATGAACTTTGGTGATAAATTTGTATATTGATTGATTAAGAAGACCAGACATCCTTCTATCTTGACTGTTGTCTAAATATATAACATACGGTGTTTGTCACGGTAATGTAAAGATTTAGTCTTCtattttttattgttactttATTCTAGAGGCGTAGGTAATTTTGTCAAAAATATAATTTCTGTAGGTAAAATGGTACATGAGGATGTTGCTGCATGAATCAACTGGCTAGGAGAATGATGTTGTATGGTGATTTTGTTCAACCAAAAACTGATCGTTAATATCAATGTTACATTGTCCTTTTATTCAAGTATCTTCTGTTAACTTTGTAACTTAGTCGTAATGTATTGATGCATGGAAACACTAGATATCCGATTCTATCAGTTTCTCCCTGAAAATTTGTTTCAGATACAACATCCAAGGTCACATCTGCATAGGTTTGATTTGGTGATAGCTCCTCGTCATGATTATTACCCGTTGACTCCTCATGCACAGAAACAAATTCCTTGGTTTCTCCGGAGGTGGATTACTCCTCGTGAACCACCTGGCAAAAATGTGGTAAATATCTTGGTTGATTAATATTTGTAGTATTGTACAAATACATTACTAGAATAATTTTGTTGACAGGTTCTCTGTTATGATTCAGGTTCTCACCATTGGAGCTCTTCATCAGGCTGATCCTGCTGCACTTAAGAGTGCTGCTTCTGCCTGGCACGCTGAACTGGCACCTCTCCCGAAGCCCTTGCTTGTAGTCAATATAGGAGGCCCTTCTGGTAAACTTTTGCACCTTAACCTCTGTTATGATTTCCATTTTGTCCTCTTATTAGGACATAGTTCTGTTCGATTTCTATGTTTATAATTCTCTTTGATATTTATGGAATGCATTACGAAACATCAAAAGTATCCTGACATTGCTGGAGTACTGTCATTTTTTTATACTTGCAACCTGATTTTGTTAAGTCAGTATTCACTAGGTCAGACTCTTTATATATTGTCTTAAAATACTTGATTTCTTCATTTGCTGAAATTACATTTTGAACCCCACTGGCACTTTTACATTGTTCAAGCTGTTCCTCCCTGTTTTCTTTCTATTATGAAAGGTGATCAAAAGTCTTGTATATGTATTTGTTTCATAGGAAACTGTTCATATGGTGTGGATCTTGCGAAACAGTTGGCAGCTATGCTGCAGAATGTTCTATGGAGCTGTGGAAGtgtgagaatttctttctctaGAAGAACTCCTGAGAAGGTATAAATTCTCTTGATAGATCCTTAGAGGTTTTGTCTGCGGGAACTTACTTCCTCTGGTTCATTTTTCCGATAGGTGTCCAGACTTCTTATAAGAGAATTCAGTAATAATCCAAAAGTCTACATTTGGGATGGCGAAGGTACTTATTGCATTCTTCTTATAAAACATTGAactaaaatcattttaccacATCATTTGTGTCCCaaacttctaatttgatcaCATATGCCCCTATACTCTCCAATATGATCAACCAAAGCCATTAGTAAACTaattcatcaatttcttcataaattGGTGATGATGAGAGTCCACTTAGGGTCAGTTTTTCACTTTGGACGTGTAAATGGTGTGTTTCTTGCATGATTGAATGCCAAAATCTAGTTTGAGTGGGCACACTATATGAAGAAACTGATGGATTAGTTAAGGATTT
This region includes:
- the LOC133722548 gene encoding mitochondrial fission protein ELM1-like isoform X1; this translates as MAEMVQGGTQGAIRRAIVIGNGFAGAENQSIGLVRALGLSDRHSIYRVTRPRGGINKWLPWLPLSLHKKVDYVISGMPFSAEKIGLSSGVVEADAKQIANMARKTFDKDGPLLVVASGRDTIPVASAIKRLAPENVFLVQIQHPRSHLHRFDLVIAPRHDYYPLTPHAQKQIPWFLRRWITPREPPGKNVVLTIGALHQADPAALKSAASAWHAELAPLPKPLLVVNIGGPSGNCSYGVDLAKQLAAMLQNVLWSCGSVRISFSRRTPEKVSRLLIREFSNNPKVYIWDGEGCNPHMGHLALADAFMITADSVSMLSEACSTGKPVYVIGAEHCSWKLTDFQNRLEERGVVQPFTGKEDMSKCWSYVPLNDTAEAASQVIKVLAERGWSILI
- the LOC133722548 gene encoding mitochondrial fission protein ELM1-like isoform X2 yields the protein MAEMVQGGTQGAIRRAIVIGNGFAGAENQSIGLVRALGLSDRHSIYRVTRPRGGINKWLPWLPLSLHKKVDYVISGMPFSAEKIGLSSGVVEADAKQIANMARKTFDKDGPLLVVASGRDTIPVASAIKRLAPENVFLVQKQIPWFLRRWITPREPPGKNVVLTIGALHQADPAALKSAASAWHAELAPLPKPLLVVNIGGPSGNCSYGVDLAKQLAAMLQNVLWSCGSVRISFSRRTPEKVSRLLIREFSNNPKVYIWDGEGCNPHMGHLALADAFMITADSVSMLSEACSTGKPVYVIGAEHCSWKLTDFQNRLEERGVVQPFTGKEDMSKCWSYVPLNDTAEAASQVIKVLAERGWSILI
- the LOC133722549 gene encoding peptidyl-prolyl cis-trans isomerase CYP18-2, which produces MWASAEGGAPEVTLETSMGAFTVELYYKHAPRTCRNFIELSRRGYYNNVKFHRIIKDFIVQGGDPTGTGRGGESIYGSKFEDEIRPELKHTGAGILSMANAGPDSNGSQFFITLAPCAPLDGKHTIFGRVCSGMEIIKRLGSVQTDNSDRPVHDVKILRTSVKD